A genomic region of Elusimicrobiota bacterium contains the following coding sequences:
- a CDS encoding putative porin, with the protein MKRVLWILISCIVLMSNKVSFASEIDMLVNKLAEKNLITYGEAQQIITESKETVRKEIAMGKAETMPAWIQNLSIKGDLRLRHQVDWDSSKSYARIRERLRLRTGFETRVVENVKAGFGIATGSESTDLVTSTSSTSGYAISDAECTSTNHTFAGLGKAMLMVDYAYLQYEPVSWITITGGKMKSGTEVWNTTDLLWDTDINPDGVAVNVNKSINEKLGILLNGSWLAFGEKSSTLNAPDAYIIQPGVSYMPASNISIKAAYAVQSLNVNGKKISSFLGTPAFDYNASNISLEAKMSDVYAGYCVKLYGDTVSNGDSKVTKDKEGHVYGIKIGDDKVSEFGKWELVYLDRYMETNAWLSKLEDSDSYGGVTNQKGYEIIFNMGLTKSLVLGIDYYSMDKITGATKTTPKQLAQVDMVYKF; encoded by the coding sequence ATGAAAAGAGTATTATGGATTTTAATTTCGTGCATAGTTTTAATGTCAAACAAAGTATCATTCGCATCAGAAATTGATATGCTGGTGAATAAACTTGCCGAAAAGAATTTGATAACATATGGCGAGGCTCAGCAGATCATAACGGAATCCAAAGAAACGGTAAGAAAAGAAATCGCGATGGGCAAAGCGGAAACGATGCCTGCATGGATCCAGAACCTTTCAATTAAAGGCGACTTGCGATTACGCCATCAGGTTGACTGGGATTCATCAAAGTCTTACGCGAGAATTAGGGAACGACTTCGTTTAAGGACCGGGTTCGAAACAAGAGTGGTTGAAAATGTGAAAGCAGGGTTTGGGATCGCTACGGGATCTGAAAGCACTGATCTTGTTACTTCGACATCTTCAACTTCAGGATATGCTATTTCGGATGCAGAATGTACTTCAACAAACCATACTTTTGCAGGGCTTGGAAAGGCAATGTTAATGGTTGATTATGCTTACCTTCAGTATGAGCCTGTAAGCTGGATTACTATAACCGGCGGCAAAATGAAATCGGGAACGGAAGTATGGAACACTACTGACCTTCTCTGGGATACGGATATCAACCCGGACGGTGTTGCCGTAAATGTAAACAAAAGCATTAACGAAAAACTGGGTATTCTGTTAAATGGCAGCTGGCTTGCATTTGGTGAAAAGAGTTCTACCCTAAATGCTCCGGATGCATACATTATTCAGCCCGGCGTAAGCTATATGCCGGCCTCAAACATCAGTATCAAGGCTGCGTATGCTGTGCAATCGCTTAATGTAAACGGTAAGAAGATCAGCAGCTTTTTAGGCACGCCTGCATTTGATTATAATGCGTCTAATATAAGTTTGGAAGCGAAAATGTCAGACGTCTATGCCGGATACTGTGTAAAGCTGTACGGGGATACGGTATCAAACGGGGATTCGAAAGTAACTAAAGATAAAGAGGGGCATGTTTACGGAATTAAAATCGGCGATGACAAAGTGTCGGAATTCGGCAAATGGGAATTGGTGTACCTGGACCGCTATATGGAAACAAACGCTTGGCTCAGCAAACTTGAAGATTCCGATTCTTACGGCGGCGTAACAAATCAGAAGGGATACGAAATAATATTCAATATGGGTTTAACGAAATCTTTGGTGCTAGGTATTGACTACTATTCAATGGACAAAATCACCGGCGCAACAAAGACTACGCCGAAACAGCTGGCGCAGGTGGATATGGTTTATAAGTTCTAA
- a CDS encoding methyltransferase domain-containing protein, with product MKEWYEELFANYAKTYEKEVFTQGTIQEVGFIEKEIKRNKRVKILDVGCGTGRHSVELAKRGYKVTGIDLSPSQLKAAAEKAKAARVKVKFLRKDARNFSFKDKFGLVIMLCEGGFSLMETDEENYRILYNCSKALKKGGKLIFTTLNALFPLVNLLKKFYKKGAVTTSTTKLSFDISELREKSVLKIRDDSGNKKILKTNERYYMPSELTWMLKSLGFRKTDIFGCTVGNFSRKAEPSPNEFELLVIAEK from the coding sequence ATGAAAGAATGGTATGAAGAACTGTTTGCTAATTACGCAAAAACTTATGAAAAAGAGGTTTTCACACAAGGGACCATTCAGGAAGTAGGTTTTATTGAAAAAGAGATAAAGCGCAACAAACGCGTAAAAATACTGGATGTGGGTTGCGGTACCGGCAGGCATTCCGTAGAGCTTGCCAAACGCGGATATAAAGTAACCGGCATAGATCTTTCACCTTCTCAACTAAAGGCCGCTGCCGAAAAAGCCAAAGCCGCCAGGGTAAAAGTAAAGTTTTTGCGAAAGGATGCCCGCAATTTCAGCTTTAAAGATAAGTTCGGCCTTGTTATTATGCTTTGCGAGGGCGGATTTTCACTTATGGAAACGGACGAAGAGAACTACCGCATACTCTATAACTGCTCAAAAGCGCTTAAAAAAGGCGGCAAGCTTATTTTTACAACATTGAACGCTCTTTTTCCGCTGGTAAATTTGCTTAAAAAGTTTTATAAAAAAGGAGCCGTTACAACCAGCACAACAAAGCTTTCTTTTGATATTTCCGAGCTTCGCGAAAAATCCGTTTTAAAGATCCGCGACGATTCGGGAAATAAAAAGATTCTTAAAACCAATGAGCGTTATTATATGCCCTCAGAGCTAACCTGGATGCTTAAATCGCTGGGTTTCAGGAAAACAGATATATTTGGCTGTACGGTCGGCAATTTCAGTAGGAAAGCGGAACCGTCGCCAAACGAATTCGAACTGCTCGTGATAGCGGAAAAGTGA
- a CDS encoding Fic family protein has product MFEVFEAVNHRNALQYVLDTIKPNFQITKEYILKLHEIVMYNFNNKLPGKYRNGYVNLTNTEKKLPSAHEVPLKMGKFIGKVNEYGDDVIGKIARGHYEFEAIHPFFDGNGRVGRLIMLTQCLSKGLAPAIIKVEHRYAYYMALGKGDEGDFKNIVQMICESILEGYNLFSEVLED; this is encoded by the coding sequence ATGTTTGAGGTATTTGAGGCTGTTAATCACCGGAATGCTTTACAGTATGTTCTGGATACTATTAAACCCAATTTCCAGATCACCAAAGAGTACATCCTTAAACTTCACGAAATCGTAATGTATAATTTCAATAATAAGCTTCCGGGAAAATACAGGAACGGTTATGTAAATCTTACCAACACGGAAAAAAAGCTTCCTTCGGCCCATGAAGTGCCACTTAAAATGGGGAAGTTTATTGGTAAAGTAAACGAATATGGCGATGATGTTATCGGCAAGATCGCCAGAGGCCATTATGAGTTTGAAGCGATCCATCCTTTTTTTGATGGCAACGGAAGGGTTGGACGTTTGATAATGTTAACACAATGTTTGAGTAAAGGACTTGCTCCCGCAATTATCAAGGTGGAACACAGATACGCTTATTATATGGCTTTAGGCAAAGGCGATGAAGGCGATTTTAAGAATATAGTGCAAATGATCTGTGAAAGTATTTTGGAAGGATACAATCTTTTTTCTGAAGTATTAGAAGATTAG